A window of the Streptomyces sp. NBC_01351 genome harbors these coding sequences:
- a CDS encoding globin domain-containing protein, with protein MTAPFLRFRIGRPSSTPATSALPTPEDPVPVPAADIADTAAPEPVEAPLTDHETDLIRASLSVVEPLAAEMTVYFYAILFARYPEVRPMFPPGMDAQRGRLLRALLRIVDLVDDPESLVRFCGHLGRDHRKFGTLAAHFPAVGECLLASLARYAGPAWTADIAAAWTKAYGAVAQVMIGAAEEDEALRPAVWPATIVRRVPRGHGIAEITVRPDLPYEYAAGQYVSVETPWWPKQWRYYSAANAPRDDGTLTFHVRAVSGGSVSDALVHRAAVGDVIRLGAPMGDMVLDAAVHRELVFVAGGTGLAPIRALVEEVAQRGGRHQVDLFLGARTGAELYGVDDMLRMAQRHHWLTIRGAVSHEYIPGIRGSLPEVLAEYGPWYQHDVFLSGPARMVVSAGETLTRGGTLPERIHHDPFETPVLFTR; from the coding sequence ATGACCGCCCCGTTCCTGAGGTTCCGGATCGGTCGGCCGAGCAGCACCCCTGCCACCTCCGCCCTCCCGACTCCCGAGGACCCGGTACCCGTCCCGGCCGCGGACATCGCAGACACCGCAGCGCCGGAGCCCGTCGAAGCCCCTTTGACGGATCACGAGACAGACCTCATCAGGGCGTCCCTGTCGGTGGTCGAGCCGCTGGCCGCGGAGATGACGGTCTACTTCTACGCCATCCTCTTTGCCCGCTATCCAGAGGTCCGTCCGATGTTCCCGCCGGGGATGGATGCCCAGCGCGGTCGCCTCCTGCGCGCCCTGTTGCGCATCGTGGACCTGGTCGACGACCCCGAAAGCCTGGTCCGCTTCTGCGGACACCTCGGCCGGGACCACCGGAAGTTCGGCACCCTCGCCGCGCACTTCCCTGCCGTGGGCGAATGCCTCCTCGCGTCTCTGGCCCGCTACGCCGGCCCGGCGTGGACCGCGGACATCGCCGCCGCCTGGACGAAGGCATACGGCGCGGTCGCCCAAGTCATGATCGGCGCGGCCGAGGAGGACGAAGCGCTACGGCCCGCCGTGTGGCCCGCCACGATCGTGCGCCGGGTCCCGCGCGGACACGGCATCGCCGAGATCACCGTACGTCCCGACCTGCCGTACGAGTACGCCGCCGGACAGTACGTGAGCGTCGAGACCCCGTGGTGGCCGAAGCAGTGGCGCTACTACTCCGCCGCCAACGCACCCCGTGACGACGGCACGCTCACCTTCCACGTGCGCGCGGTGTCCGGCGGCTCGGTCAGCGACGCGCTGGTACACCGGGCGGCGGTGGGCGACGTGATCCGGCTGGGGGCCCCGATGGGCGACATGGTGCTGGACGCGGCCGTCCACCGCGAGCTGGTCTTCGTCGCCGGCGGCACCGGTCTCGCCCCGATCCGCGCACTCGTCGAAGAGGTCGCCCAGAGAGGGGGACGCCATCAAGTGGACCTGTTCCTCGGCGCCCGCACCGGCGCCGAGCTGTACGGGGTCGACGACATGCTCCGGATGGCCCAACGGCACCACTGGCTCACCATCAGGGGCGCCGTCTCCCACGAGTACATCCCCGGAATCCGGGGATCCCTGCCGGAAGTCCTGGCCGAGTACGGGCCGTGGTACCAGCACGACGTCTTCCTCAGCGGCCCTGCCCGGATGGTCGTCTCCGCCGGCGAGACGCTCACCCGGGGCGGCACCCTGCCCGAACGCATCCATCACGATCCGTTCGAGACTCCCGTCCTGTTCACCCGCTGA
- a CDS encoding SRPBCC family protein produces MKYTVSIEIALPRERVVQLLADPAHMSKWLRGLVLHEPLSGVHGQVGTTSRVVMQMGKQKMECTETITRREPADLRGIPKGHVVHFDREIVGEGMWSAVRDRLTETGPETTLWESESEYRFSGSLMRLVGLLMPGAFRKQSQQHMQDFKAFAEQGKDVREAQD; encoded by the coding sequence ATGAAGTACACCGTCTCCATCGAGATCGCCCTGCCGCGGGAGAGGGTAGTACAGCTGCTCGCCGACCCGGCACACATGTCGAAGTGGCTGCGGGGTCTGGTACTGCACGAGCCGCTGAGTGGGGTGCACGGGCAGGTCGGTACCACATCGCGGGTCGTGATGCAGATGGGGAAGCAGAAGATGGAGTGCACCGAGACCATCACGCGCCGGGAACCGGCAGACCTGCGCGGGATCCCGAAAGGGCACGTCGTTCACTTCGACCGCGAGATCGTCGGCGAGGGCATGTGGAGCGCCGTGCGCGACCGGCTGACCGAAACCGGCCCCGAGACGACGCTCTGGGAGAGCGAGAGCGAATACCGGTTCAGCGGTTCGCTGATGCGGCTGGTGGGGCTTCTGATGCCCGGCGCCTTCCGCAAGCAGTCGCAACAGCACATGCAGGACTTCAAGGCCTTCGCCGAGCAGGGAAAGGACGTTCGCGAAGCGCAGGACTGA
- a CDS encoding pyridoxamine 5'-phosphate oxidase family protein produces the protein MTSPPPPFGSAGEHHLQQQLGTADRAARFYDQQVRSCLTPAMRGFIARQAMVFLATADSHGECDASFRAGPPGFVHVIDEQTLAYPEFHGNGVLASAGNITENPHLGMLFVDFTHHHVGLHVNGVAHVHRDRELRHIHPGLPADIAPGRSPDIWVRLTVEEAYIHCSKFIPHLEPAHRPTRHDASRPKDPDYFTQPDPHSAATGRGTW, from the coding sequence GTGACCTCGCCTCCGCCGCCTTTCGGATCAGCAGGTGAACACCATCTGCAGCAGCAATTGGGCACCGCCGACCGTGCCGCCCGCTTCTACGATCAACAGGTACGTTCCTGCCTCACACCCGCGATGCGCGGGTTCATCGCGCGCCAGGCAATGGTCTTCCTGGCCACCGCAGACTCCCACGGGGAGTGCGACGCCAGCTTCCGGGCCGGACCCCCGGGATTCGTCCACGTGATCGACGAACAGACCCTCGCCTACCCCGAATTCCACGGGAACGGCGTACTCGCCAGCGCCGGCAACATCACCGAGAACCCTCACCTCGGCATGCTCTTCGTGGACTTCACCCACCATCACGTGGGGCTTCACGTCAACGGTGTGGCCCATGTCCACCGCGACAGGGAACTACGCCACATCCACCCCGGCCTGCCTGCGGACATCGCGCCCGGGCGCAGTCCCGATATATGGGTCCGTCTCACCGTCGAGGAGGCCTACATCCACTGCTCCAAGTTCATACCCCACCTGGAACCAGCTCACCGTCCCACCCGCCACGACGCATCCCGCCCCAAGGACCCGGACTACTTCACCCAGCCCGATCCTCACTCGGCAGCCACGGGGCGCGGGACCTGGTGA
- a CDS encoding NHLP family bacteriocin export ABC transporter peptidase/permease/ATPase subunit, with amino-acid sequence MPAPPLPPAGRRRHRPEPKGGTRRRPAPASAPKGRTPRAVRTPTVLQMEAVECGAAALAMVLGHYRRFVALEELRIACGVSRDGSRAGNLLKAARGYGLKAKGMQMDLAALAQVSAPAILFWEFNHYVVYDGTGRRLGRRGVYVNDPGHGRRFVPMDEFDSSFTGVVLTFEPGDGFRRGGRKPGVLGALPARLRGTSGTMAAAVISSLLLVAVGAAVPALSRTYIDMFLIGEQTSLLGVLFAAMAVTLVLTATLTAVQQANLLRGRIISSTLGSARFLRHLLRLPVTFYSQRNPADLVQRLQSNDAVAETLARDLAAAGVDAAVVVLYAVLLWTYDPQLTLVGVAVALLNVVAMRIVIRLRATGTQKLRAESARLTNTSYSGLQLIETMKATGGENGFFRRWAGQHAVTLDVQQRLGVPSAWLAIVAPTLAALNSALILMIGGLRAVEGHLSIGLLVAFQALVTSFTAPISRLGGVAGRIQDFAADVARLKDVENFPVDPVHSRREPAAGTRRLKGHVQLDRITFGYSPLDAPLLKDFSLSVGPGQQVALVGGSGSGKSTVSRLISGLYTPWEGAIRIDGMRLEDIPRGALAASVSFVDQDVFLFEGTVRDNVTLWDPSIPDDAVVAALEDAAVHDVVARRPGGIHSRVEQDGRNFSGGQRQRLEIARALVRRPSVMVLDEVTSALDALTEQVIIDNLRRRGCACVVIAHRLSTVRDSDEIVVLDRGTVVERGRHEHLAAAQGPYAELVREH; translated from the coding sequence CTGCCGGCACCCCCACTGCCCCCCGCCGGGCGCAGGCGCCACCGCCCCGAGCCCAAGGGCGGCACGCGCCGCAGGCCCGCCCCCGCCTCCGCCCCCAAGGGCAGGACGCCCCGGGCCGTACGCACCCCCACCGTGCTGCAGATGGAGGCGGTGGAGTGCGGCGCCGCCGCCCTGGCCATGGTGCTCGGTCACTACCGCCGCTTCGTCGCCCTGGAGGAGCTGCGCATCGCCTGCGGCGTCTCCCGCGACGGCTCTCGCGCCGGCAACCTGCTCAAGGCCGCCCGCGGTTACGGCCTGAAGGCCAAGGGCATGCAGATGGACCTGGCCGCGCTCGCCCAGGTGAGCGCCCCGGCCATCCTCTTCTGGGAGTTCAACCACTACGTCGTGTACGACGGCACGGGCCGCCGCCTCGGCCGCAGGGGCGTGTACGTCAACGACCCGGGCCATGGCCGTCGGTTCGTTCCGATGGACGAGTTCGACAGCAGCTTCACCGGTGTCGTGCTCACCTTCGAGCCCGGCGACGGCTTCCGCCGCGGCGGCCGCAAACCGGGCGTCCTGGGCGCCCTGCCGGCCCGCCTGCGCGGCACCTCGGGCACCATGGCCGCCGCCGTGATCTCCAGCCTGCTGCTGGTGGCGGTCGGTGCGGCGGTGCCGGCCCTGAGCCGCACATACATCGACATGTTCCTCATCGGCGAGCAGACGTCGCTGCTGGGCGTGCTGTTCGCGGCGATGGCCGTCACCCTGGTGCTCACCGCGACGCTCACCGCGGTGCAGCAGGCCAATCTGCTGCGCGGGCGGATCATCTCCTCCACCCTGGGCAGTGCCCGCTTCCTGCGGCACCTGCTCAGGCTCCCGGTCACGTTCTACTCCCAGCGCAACCCCGCCGACCTCGTCCAGCGTCTCCAGTCCAACGACGCCGTCGCCGAGACCCTCGCGCGTGACCTGGCCGCCGCGGGCGTGGACGCCGCGGTGGTCGTGCTCTACGCGGTGCTGCTGTGGACGTACGACCCGCAGCTCACCCTCGTCGGCGTGGCTGTGGCACTGCTCAACGTCGTGGCCATGCGGATCGTGATCCGGCTGCGGGCCACCGGCACGCAGAAGCTGCGGGCCGAGAGCGCCCGGCTGACGAACACGTCCTACAGCGGTCTCCAGCTCATCGAGACGATGAAGGCCACGGGCGGTGAGAACGGCTTCTTCCGCCGCTGGGCCGGACAGCACGCGGTCACCCTCGACGTGCAGCAGCGGCTCGGTGTGCCCAGTGCCTGGCTGGCGATCGTCGCGCCCACGCTGGCGGCGCTCAACAGCGCGCTGATCCTGATGATCGGCGGCCTGCGGGCGGTGGAGGGGCACCTCTCCATAGGTCTCCTCGTCGCCTTCCAGGCCCTCGTGACCAGCTTCACCGCGCCGATCTCCCGGCTGGGTGGCGTCGCCGGACGGATCCAGGACTTCGCGGCCGACGTGGCCCGCCTCAAGGACGTCGAGAACTTTCCCGTCGACCCGGTCCACTCGCGGCGCGAGCCCGCCGCCGGCACCCGCCGCCTCAAGGGCCATGTGCAGCTGGACCGGATCACCTTCGGCTACAGCCCGCTGGACGCCCCGCTGCTCAAGGACTTCTCGCTCTCGGTCGGCCCCGGACAGCAGGTCGCGCTCGTCGGAGGCTCCGGCAGCGGGAAGTCCACCGTGTCCCGGCTGATCTCCGGCCTCTACACCCCCTGGGAAGGGGCCATCCGCATCGACGGGATGCGGTTGGAGGACATCCCGCGCGGCGCGCTGGCCGCCTCCGTTTCCTTCGTCGACCAGGACGTCTTCCTCTTCGAAGGAACCGTCCGCGACAACGTCACGTTGTGGGACCCCTCCATCCCGGACGACGCCGTCGTCGCCGCGCTGGAGGACGCCGCCGTCCACGACGTGGTCGCCCGTCGTCCCGGTGGCATCCACAGCCGTGTCGAGCAGGACGGCCGCAACTTCTCCGGCGGCCAGCGCCAGCGCCTGGAGATCGCCCGGGCACTGGTGCGCCGCCCCAGCGTCATGGTCCTGGACGAGGTGACCAGCGCCCTGGACGCGCTGACCGAGCAGGTCATCATCGACAACCTGCGCCGCCGCGGCTGCGCTTGCGTGGTCATCGCCCACCGGCTGAGCACCGTGCGCGACAGCGACGAGATCGTGGTGCTCGACCGGGGCACGGTCGTGGAACGCGGACGGCACGAGCACCTGGCCGCCGCGCAGGGCCCGTACGCCGAACTGGTCAGGGAGCACTGA
- a CDS encoding TIGR04222 domain-containing membrane protein — MSVVVINSVWAGAAWLLLLIAAGLRLRPGRQPVPDPLGRRLSPVETGLLRGGGRGAAQTGLVELYLAGSVEAGWRQTVQPGEARLPRGCSEVARAQYHALYGPLHPRRLQGRERVQRAVQGVSTELERARLVVSRRRVWVVRILLLPVFVTTPLRAATGGQTAVWTVLGLLADAGAVALWVWPWRTLRGATLLAQRRRDHAGVRRATERRPDALLLSVALFGAPALRAQLPRFTEESGLLTRPSREPMNRGGGSGEAFASCGG, encoded by the coding sequence GTGTCCGTGGTCGTGATCAACTCTGTGTGGGCAGGAGCCGCGTGGCTCCTGTTGCTGATCGCTGCCGGTTTGCGCCTTCGCCCCGGCAGGCAGCCGGTGCCCGACCCACTCGGCCGGCGGCTCTCTCCCGTCGAGACGGGCCTGCTGCGCGGGGGCGGGCGGGGTGCGGCGCAGACCGGGCTGGTCGAGCTGTATCTGGCAGGTTCGGTCGAGGCCGGATGGCGGCAGACCGTCCAACCCGGCGAGGCCCGACTGCCACGCGGCTGCTCCGAGGTGGCCCGCGCCCAATACCACGCGCTGTACGGGCCCCTGCACCCGCGCCGCCTACAAGGCAGAGAGCGGGTGCAACGTGCCGTCCAGGGAGTGTCCACGGAACTGGAGCGGGCGCGGCTGGTGGTGTCCCGCAGACGGGTGTGGGTCGTACGGATCCTGCTGTTGCCGGTCTTCGTCACCACTCCGCTCCGGGCCGCCACGGGCGGGCAGACGGCAGTGTGGACGGTGCTCGGCCTTCTCGCCGACGCCGGCGCGGTGGCCTTGTGGGTATGGCCCTGGCGCACCCTACGCGGCGCGACGCTCCTCGCCCAGCGGCGCCGCGACCACGCGGGAGTCCGCCGGGCGACCGAACGCCGGCCGGACGCTCTGCTGCTGAGCGTTGCGCTGTTCGGCGCCCCGGCGCTCCGCGCCCAGCTCCCCCGGTTCACCGAGGAGAGCGGCCTGCTGACCCGACCCTCGAGAGAACCCATGAACCGAGGCGGCGGCTCCGGCGAAGCGTTCGCGAGTTGCGGGGGCTAA
- a CDS encoding serine hydrolase domain-containing protein, with product MGEINSGFSEAGLHRLRGVLAGHVESKKIPGLVALVSRGGRTHVEAIGTMRHEGGAPMRRDTVFRMASTSKPVTTAAAMVLLDECRLRLDEPVDPWLPELADRRVLKRPDGPLEETMPARRPITVRDLLTSTFGLGMDFALMDSPIRAATFERLDYSVASGPAPDPDEWMRRLGELPLSYQPGERWQYDLSSEVLGVLVARVTGQPLEIFLRERILDPLGMKDTAFHVPAEKIDRLPPLYGPDPQTGEFLVWDEAEGGRTSRPPAFQGAGGGLVSTVDDYHSYFQMLLNHGMHGSERILSRPAVELMTTNRLTPEQQTARDTMYRNIAHLTVGQAQQGGWGFGMAVRTHRGDHTPIGQFGWDGGTGTTAYADPANQLTGILLTQVGMSTPDSARLIHDFWTTLYQAIDD from the coding sequence ATGGGTGAAATCAACAGCGGCTTCTCCGAAGCAGGGCTGCACAGGCTGCGCGGGGTGCTGGCAGGGCACGTCGAGTCCAAGAAGATTCCCGGGCTGGTCGCTCTGGTAAGCCGCGGCGGCCGGACGCACGTCGAAGCGATCGGGACGATGCGTCATGAGGGTGGCGCGCCGATGCGCCGGGACACGGTCTTCCGGATGGCGTCCACGTCCAAACCGGTCACGACGGCAGCGGCGATGGTCCTTCTCGACGAGTGCAGGTTGCGCCTTGACGAGCCGGTGGACCCGTGGCTGCCCGAACTCGCCGACCGCAGGGTGCTGAAGCGACCCGACGGCCCGCTGGAGGAGACCATGCCGGCCCGGCGGCCGATCACCGTACGAGACCTGCTGACCTCCACGTTCGGGCTCGGAATGGATTTCGCTCTGATGGACTCCCCGATTAGGGCCGCGACCTTCGAGCGTCTCGACTACAGCGTGGCATCCGGGCCGGCGCCCGACCCGGACGAGTGGATGCGCCGCCTCGGCGAGCTGCCGCTGTCGTACCAGCCCGGCGAGCGGTGGCAGTACGACCTCAGCAGCGAAGTGCTCGGCGTGCTCGTAGCCAGGGTCACGGGGCAGCCGTTGGAGATTTTCCTGCGCGAACGCATCCTCGATCCGCTGGGGATGAAGGACACCGCCTTCCACGTGCCCGCCGAAAAGATCGACCGACTGCCGCCCCTGTACGGGCCCGACCCGCAGACCGGAGAGTTCCTCGTGTGGGACGAGGCGGAAGGCGGAAGGACCAGCCGGCCCCCGGCATTCCAGGGCGCCGGCGGCGGACTGGTCTCCACCGTCGACGACTACCACTCCTACTTCCAGATGCTGCTGAACCACGGCATGCACGGCAGCGAACGGATCCTGTCCCGGCCCGCCGTCGAGCTGATGACCACCAACCGCCTCACGCCCGAGCAGCAAACTGCCCGGGACACCATGTACAGGAACATCGCCCACCTCACGGTCGGCCAAGCACAGCAGGGCGGCTGGGGCTTCGGGATGGCGGTGCGCACCCATCGTGGCGACCACACGCCCATCGGCCAGTTCGGCTGGGACGGCGGTACCGGCACCACCGCCTACGCCGACCCGGCCAACCAGCTCACCGGAATCCTGCTCACCCAGGTCGGGATGTCCACCCCGGACTCCGCCCGCCTCATCCACGATTTCTGGACCACGCTCTACCAGGCCATCGACGACTGA
- a CDS encoding NHLP bacteriocin export ABC transporter permease/ATPase subunit — MTYPHYATALPADPGPAPGQDADAVVAALGGLGSPVDCTGLRSLPLEGPLVLWLVVFGALDLFAVDAAQAGHWHFLGRLEPGTLLLGPAEGPEHSLVGRPLQGCRLRRIELRELPGPEYGAQYDVPLRQWWSDQAAYGVPAAPPSPLDDAFARGIGRGLRVLYQAPLDGRATTGHSGADDDILWMQIPPGAVQYGAAYETEAVGTLLVDGAMWQGMVDQQYRLLYALDRWIEQLERAHEDRTAAGIEAGQAARTQADRVLLAAIDRSGGRAHRGAGTDATFAACRLVAHHARITLSEAGEGSTPTERMDPVERIALASGIRTRTVRLGGPWWRENSGPLVGRRAKDGTPVALLWRRGGYEAADPATGMRQRIGRADAAAYEPRAVMFYRPLPDGRVGMPALIRFSVRGTLPELRSIVLGGLVAVALGALVPIATGQVLGRYVPRAENGLIVQTTLALIATAVVSAAFMLLQNTSILRMEGRIEATLQPAVWDRLLRLPTKFFTGRSTGELASAAMGISAIRRVLSGIGSVCVQASAVGTVNLVLLLVYSVPLAMTAVAMLAVIAAVFLGLGLWQLRYQRRLIELGNQLNNQAFQTLRGLPKLRVAAAESFAYAAWARKFARTRELQQRIGRLQNVITVLGAVYLPLCTLVMFVLLAGPARGAMSAAEFLTFSTALTMLLSSVTQLTGALISAAAVLPMFEQVKPILREVPEVARSGNRPGDLTGVVEAKNLSYRYGEDGPLVLDDINFHIRQGEFVAVVGASGCGKSTLLRLLIGFDKPSEGSVLYDGQDLAALDQAAVRRQCGVVLQNAQPFTGSILDCICGSGVFSLEEAWEAAAMAGLAEDIKAMPMGMHTMLSDGGGTISGGQRQRLMIAQALIRKPRVLFFDEATSALDNEAQRVVMGSTRSLRATRIVIAHRLSTITDADRVIVMSDGRIVQQGPPAALLADTAGLFHDLVRRQLR, encoded by the coding sequence GTGACGTACCCGCACTACGCCACGGCTCTTCCCGCGGACCCGGGACCGGCCCCGGGCCAGGACGCCGACGCGGTCGTCGCGGCCCTGGGCGGACTCGGCTCGCCGGTCGACTGCACCGGCCTGCGCAGTCTGCCGCTGGAAGGCCCGCTCGTGCTGTGGCTGGTCGTGTTCGGCGCGTTGGACCTCTTCGCCGTCGATGCCGCGCAGGCCGGGCACTGGCACTTCCTGGGCCGGCTGGAGCCGGGCACCTTGCTGCTGGGCCCGGCCGAGGGCCCCGAACACAGCCTGGTCGGCCGGCCCCTGCAGGGGTGCCGGCTGCGCCGCATCGAGCTACGGGAGCTGCCCGGCCCGGAGTACGGCGCCCAGTACGACGTCCCACTCCGGCAGTGGTGGTCCGACCAAGCGGCGTACGGCGTCCCCGCAGCGCCACCGAGCCCTCTCGACGACGCCTTCGCGCGCGGCATCGGCCGCGGACTGCGCGTGCTCTACCAGGCACCGCTGGACGGTCGCGCCACCACAGGGCACAGCGGGGCCGACGACGACATCCTGTGGATGCAGATCCCCCCTGGCGCCGTCCAGTACGGAGCCGCGTACGAGACGGAGGCAGTGGGCACCCTCCTCGTCGACGGGGCGATGTGGCAGGGCATGGTCGACCAGCAGTACCGGCTGCTGTACGCCCTGGACCGCTGGATCGAGCAGCTCGAACGCGCCCACGAGGACCGTACGGCGGCCGGCATCGAGGCCGGTCAGGCCGCCCGTACCCAGGCGGACCGGGTGCTGCTGGCCGCCATCGACCGATCCGGCGGCCGTGCCCACCGGGGCGCGGGCACCGACGCGACCTTCGCCGCGTGCCGTCTGGTCGCCCACCACGCCCGCATCACGCTGTCCGAAGCGGGCGAGGGGAGTACCCCTACCGAACGGATGGACCCCGTCGAGCGCATCGCGCTCGCCTCCGGGATCCGCACCCGCACGGTCAGGCTCGGCGGGCCCTGGTGGCGGGAGAACAGCGGCCCCCTGGTGGGCCGCCGCGCGAAGGACGGGACGCCGGTCGCCCTGTTGTGGCGGCGTGGCGGCTACGAGGCGGCCGACCCCGCCACGGGCATGCGGCAGCGCATCGGCAGAGCCGACGCGGCCGCCTACGAACCGCGCGCCGTCATGTTCTACCGACCGCTCCCCGACGGGCGTGTCGGCATGCCGGCCCTGATCCGCTTCAGCGTCCGCGGAACCCTCCCCGAACTGCGCAGCATCGTCCTGGGAGGGCTGGTCGCGGTGGCCCTGGGCGCTCTGGTGCCCATCGCCACCGGGCAGGTGCTCGGCCGGTACGTACCCCGCGCCGAGAACGGCCTCATCGTCCAGACCACCCTGGCACTCATCGCGACCGCCGTCGTCTCGGCCGCCTTCATGCTGCTGCAGAACACCTCCATCCTGCGCATGGAGGGCCGCATCGAGGCCACCCTGCAGCCTGCGGTGTGGGACCGGCTGCTGCGACTGCCGACGAAGTTCTTCACCGGCCGTTCCACCGGCGAACTGGCCAGTGCGGCCATGGGCATCAGCGCCATCCGCCGTGTGTTGTCCGGTATCGGCTCGGTCTGCGTACAGGCGAGCGCGGTGGGCACGGTGAACCTCGTCCTGCTGCTCGTCTACAGCGTCCCGCTGGCGATGACCGCCGTCGCCATGCTCGCCGTCATCGCGGCGGTCTTCCTCGGCCTGGGGCTGTGGCAGCTGCGCTACCAGCGTCGCCTGATCGAGCTCGGCAACCAGCTCAACAACCAGGCCTTCCAGACCCTGCGCGGGCTGCCCAAGCTGCGCGTCGCGGCGGCCGAGAGCTTCGCCTACGCAGCCTGGGCCAGGAAGTTCGCCCGTACCCGCGAGCTGCAGCAGCGCATCGGCCGTCTGCAGAACGTCATTACGGTGCTGGGCGCGGTCTACCTGCCGCTGTGCACGCTGGTGATGTTCGTACTGCTGGCCGGACCGGCCCGTGGCGCCATGTCCGCTGCCGAGTTCCTCACTTTCAGCACCGCCCTGACGATGCTGCTGTCCTCGGTCACACAGCTGACGGGCGCACTCATCTCGGCCGCCGCCGTGCTGCCGATGTTCGAGCAGGTCAAGCCGATCCTGCGGGAGGTCCCCGAGGTGGCCCGCTCCGGCAACCGACCGGGCGACCTGACCGGGGTCGTCGAGGCCAAGAACCTGTCCTACCGCTACGGCGAAGACGGCCCGCTGGTCCTGGACGACATCAACTTCCACATCCGGCAGGGCGAGTTCGTCGCGGTGGTCGGGGCCAGCGGCTGCGGCAAGTCGACACTGCTGCGGCTGCTCATCGGATTCGACAAGCCTTCCGAGGGCAGCGTGCTGTACGACGGCCAAGACCTGGCAGCACTCGACCAGGCGGCCGTGCGCCGCCAGTGCGGCGTCGTCCTGCAGAACGCCCAGCCCTTCACCGGCTCGATCCTCGACTGCATCTGCGGTTCCGGGGTGTTCTCGCTGGAGGAGGCCTGGGAAGCCGCAGCGATGGCGGGGCTGGCCGAGGACATCAAAGCCATGCCGATGGGCATGCACACCATGCTGTCCGACGGCGGCGGCACCATCTCAGGCGGGCAGCGCCAGCGGCTGATGATCGCCCAGGCTCTCATCCGCAAGCCGCGCGTCCTCTTCTTCGACGAGGCCACCAGCGCGCTGGACAACGAAGCCCAGCGCGTGGTGATGGGATCCACCCGCTCCCTGCGCGCCACCCGCATCGTGATAGCGCACCGGCTGTCCACGATCACGGACGCCGACCGGGTCATCGTGATGTCGGACGGCCGGATCGTCCAGCAGGGCCCCCCAGCCGCTCTGCTCGCCGACACGGCAGGTTTGTTCCACGACCTGGTCCGGCGCCAGCTGCGATGA
- a CDS encoding MerR family transcriptional regulator produces the protein MTNGLTIGQAAAFVGVTIKTVRHYHRLGLVAEPERDGSGYRRYLSADLLRLVQVRTIAAAGVPLAEIGDLLDADPERFAAALDDVHRRLTEQIEDLIARRDTLHRLAHGDRALLPDRACAVLDRLAGLGFSPEYVATQREALVLARALVPEVFATFLNRLEHGLDDPEFVELTKHGLSAASWDPDDPRIEELASALADKLLADRALLAMPTGSQNRSEASARYGLVNHHREAQAPSIARLNTLVEANLRAAGIDIPHQ, from the coding sequence ATGACAAACGGGCTCACGATCGGTCAGGCAGCGGCGTTCGTCGGCGTCACGATCAAGACCGTGCGGCACTATCACCGGCTCGGCCTGGTGGCCGAGCCGGAACGTGACGGTTCTGGCTACCGGCGTTACCTGTCGGCCGACCTCCTCCGGCTGGTCCAGGTCCGAACCATTGCCGCGGCCGGCGTCCCGCTGGCCGAGATCGGTGACCTGCTCGACGCCGATCCCGAGCGGTTCGCCGCCGCCCTGGACGACGTCCATCGTCGGCTCACCGAACAGATCGAGGATCTGATCGCGCGACGCGACACTCTGCACCGGCTCGCCCATGGCGACCGGGCCCTGCTGCCCGACCGGGCCTGCGCGGTCTTGGACCGGCTCGCCGGTCTCGGCTTCAGCCCCGAGTACGTGGCCACTCAACGGGAGGCCCTGGTGCTGGCCCGGGCGCTGGTCCCGGAGGTCTTCGCCACCTTCCTGAACAGGCTTGAACACGGGCTCGACGATCCCGAGTTCGTCGAGCTGACCAAGCACGGCTTGAGTGCGGCGTCCTGGGATCCCGACGACCCGCGGATCGAGGAACTGGCCTCCGCGCTGGCCGACAAGCTGCTGGCCGACCGCGCCCTGCTAGCGATGCCGACCGGATCTCAGAACCGATCCGAGGCCTCCGCCCGGTACGGACTGGTCAACCACCACCGGGAAGCCCAGGCACCCTCCATCGCCCGGTTGAACACGCTGGTCGAGGCGAACCTGCGCGCCGCCGGCATCGACATCCCACATCAGTGA
- a CDS encoding DUF7677 family protein, with the protein MTHLPTDVRAALRFFAFYLGNGTVDVDLLEGIDYRAHLLEFGSDLEMVFAIFANVLEVDDHGQTLNDGDAQYRAAQWIRGRCDPGYQVEPPFEAWETELHGP; encoded by the coding sequence GTGACACACCTTCCGACAGATGTACGAGCCGCCCTCCGGTTCTTCGCGTTCTACCTGGGCAACGGCACTGTGGATGTCGATCTGCTGGAGGGGATCGACTATCGCGCCCACTTGCTCGAATTCGGCTCAGACCTCGAGATGGTCTTTGCGATCTTCGCCAATGTTCTCGAAGTCGATGATCACGGACAGACGCTCAACGACGGGGATGCCCAGTACCGCGCTGCCCAGTGGATCCGTGGACGCTGTGACCCCGGATACCAGGTGGAGCCTCCGTTTGAGGCATGGGAGACCGAGCTTCACGGCCCCTGA